In Streptomyces puniciscabiei, a single genomic region encodes these proteins:
- the rpe gene encoding ribulose-phosphate 3-epimerase, whose amino-acid sequence MAVQINPSILSADFARLAEEAKAVQGADWLHVDVMDNHFVPNLTLGVPVVESLARATDTPLDCHLMIEDPDRWAPQYVEAGASSVTFHVEAAAAPVRLAREIRAKGARASMALKPATPIEPFEDLLPELDMLLIMTVEPGFGGQAFLDIMLPKIRRTRELIGKHGLQLWLQVDGGVSASTIERCADAGADVFVAGSAVYGAKDPAEAVRALRAQAESATAKASWACDH is encoded by the coding sequence ATGGCCGTGCAGATCAACCCCAGCATCCTGTCCGCCGACTTCGCCCGCCTCGCGGAGGAGGCCAAGGCGGTCCAGGGCGCCGACTGGCTCCACGTCGACGTCATGGACAACCACTTCGTCCCGAACCTCACGCTCGGCGTGCCGGTCGTGGAGTCCCTGGCCCGTGCGACGGACACCCCGCTGGACTGCCACCTGATGATCGAGGACCCCGACCGCTGGGCGCCCCAGTACGTCGAGGCGGGCGCCTCCTCCGTGACCTTCCACGTGGAGGCCGCCGCCGCGCCCGTGCGACTCGCCCGGGAGATCCGCGCCAAGGGCGCCCGCGCCTCCATGGCGCTGAAGCCCGCGACGCCGATCGAGCCGTTCGAGGACCTGCTCCCCGAGCTCGACATGCTGCTGATCATGACGGTCGAGCCCGGCTTCGGCGGCCAGGCGTTCCTCGACATCATGCTGCCGAAGATCCGCCGCACCCGTGAGCTGATCGGCAAGCACGGCCTGCAGCTGTGGCTCCAGGTCGACGGCGGTGTCTCGGCCTCGACGATCGAGCGGTGCGCGGACGCGGGAGCGGACGTCTTCGTGGCAGGCTCGGCGGTGTACGGCGCGAAGGACCCGGCGGAGGCGGTCCGTGCCCTGCGCGCGCAGGCCGAGTCGGCTACCGCCAAGGCATCCTGGGCATGCGACCACTGA
- a CDS encoding sugar-binding transcriptional regulator, whose protein sequence is MNSSEEIAVSGMSAGRSAMRMGPAELVQAAAMARRFYLEGKSKIQIAEEFGVSRFKVARVLETALERDLVRIEIRVPAELDAERSDALRARYGLRHAVVVESPAEAEETPDPENLGEVAADLLGELVNEGDVLGLAWGRSTIHMAAALDRLPPCTVVQLTGVYDAGTSERGSVEAVRRAAQVSGGDAHPIYAPMLLPDAATAAALRNQTGIARAFEYFDKVTVACVSIGSWEPGISTVHDMLSDEERAHYASLGVAAEMAAHLFDAEGRRIGRDLGERCITVKADQLRRIPEVVAIAGGQRKASAIDAVLRSGLVTSLVTDTSAADYLMTAGPTPKPTLGRADPDGH, encoded by the coding sequence GTGAACAGCAGTGAGGAGATCGCCGTGTCGGGTATGTCGGCGGGCCGGTCAGCCATGCGGATGGGACCCGCTGAGCTGGTGCAGGCGGCGGCCATGGCCCGCCGCTTCTACCTCGAGGGCAAGTCCAAGATCCAGATCGCGGAGGAGTTCGGCGTCAGCCGCTTCAAGGTGGCCCGGGTCCTGGAGACCGCTCTCGAACGGGATCTCGTACGCATCGAGATCCGTGTCCCGGCCGAGCTGGACGCCGAGCGCTCCGACGCGCTCCGCGCCCGCTACGGCCTGAGGCACGCCGTCGTGGTCGAGTCCCCGGCCGAGGCCGAGGAGACCCCCGACCCCGAGAACCTCGGCGAGGTCGCCGCCGACCTGCTCGGCGAGCTCGTCAACGAGGGGGACGTGCTCGGGCTGGCCTGGGGCCGGTCCACCATTCACATGGCGGCGGCGCTCGACCGGCTGCCCCCGTGCACGGTGGTGCAGCTGACCGGCGTGTACGACGCAGGGACCTCGGAGCGCGGCTCGGTCGAGGCCGTGCGCCGCGCCGCTCAGGTGTCGGGCGGCGACGCCCACCCCATCTACGCGCCGATGCTGCTGCCGGACGCGGCCACCGCGGCCGCGCTGCGCAACCAGACCGGGATCGCCCGGGCCTTCGAGTACTTCGACAAGGTCACGGTCGCCTGTGTGTCCATCGGCTCCTGGGAGCCGGGCATCTCGACCGTGCACGACATGCTCAGCGACGAGGAGCGGGCGCACTACGCCTCGCTCGGCGTCGCCGCCGAGATGGCCGCGCACCTCTTCGACGCCGAGGGACGCCGGATCGGGCGGGACCTGGGGGAGCGGTGCATCACGGTCAAGGCCGACCAGCTGCGCCGTATCCCGGAGGTCGTGGCGATCGCCGGCGGTCAGCGCAAGGCGTCCGCGATCGACGCGGTGCTGCGGTCCGGGCTGGTCACCAGCCTGGTCACGGACACCTCCGCCGCGGACTACCTGATGACGGCCGGACCGACGCCGAAGCCGACGCTCGGCCGCGCGGACCCCGACGGCCACTGA
- a CDS encoding ribonuclease domain-containing protein, translating into MLPRFLAHRPRRSLLPAVAGLLALVLAVLLAGCSSGPSGASAAAVSTPAWAHGMATVRESRLPAEARQTLALIDKGGPYPYPRDGVVFGNFERRLPKHQRGYYHEYTVRTPGSRDRGPRRIITGRGGEIYYTDDHYNSFRAVLK; encoded by the coding sequence ATGTTGCCGCGGTTCCTCGCTCACAGGCCTCGCCGGTCCTTGCTCCCCGCGGTCGCGGGACTGCTGGCCCTCGTCCTCGCCGTCCTGCTGGCTGGGTGCTCGTCGGGCCCGTCCGGCGCGTCCGCCGCGGCCGTGTCCACTCCCGCCTGGGCGCACGGCATGGCCACCGTCCGGGAGTCCCGGCTGCCGGCCGAGGCCCGGCAGACCCTCGCCCTGATCGACAAGGGCGGCCCCTACCCGTACCCCAGGGACGGGGTCGTCTTCGGGAACTTCGAGCGGCGCCTGCCGAAGCACCAGCGCGGCTACTACCACGAGTACACGGTGCGGACGCCGGGCTCGCGCGACCGTGGCCCCCGGCGCATCATCACCGGCCGGGGCGGGGAGATCTACTACACCGATGATCACTACAACTCGTTCCGGGCGGTGCTGAAATGA
- a CDS encoding barstar family protein, whose translation MTQVVVTLDLDGVTDKAGLMDAVARTLALPDWFGRNWDALLDSLSDPSVWPREAADRGLLLVVTGWRPYADGRPEEWRMAREVLTEAADRTGPLTVALALE comes from the coding sequence ATGACACAGGTCGTGGTCACCCTGGACCTCGACGGCGTCACCGACAAGGCCGGTCTGATGGACGCCGTGGCGCGGACGCTGGCCCTGCCCGACTGGTTCGGCCGGAACTGGGACGCGCTCCTCGACAGCCTCTCCGATCCGTCGGTCTGGCCCCGGGAGGCGGCGGACCGGGGGCTCCTCCTCGTCGTCACCGGCTGGCGGCCGTATGCGGACGGCCGCCCGGAGGAGTGGCGGATGGCGCGGGAGGTGCTCACCGAGGCCGCCGACCGCACCGGCCCGCTCACGGTCGCCCTCGCCCTGGAATGA
- a CDS encoding AAA family ATPase, with amino-acid sequence MAYQIPPGPAHFVDREHEQARVLRLVTERRTAEGAARPLCLLLTGYGGTGKTELAFRLARALHERYPDGVLYVDLDDVRRDGAVEVADVLGELLRGLGAEWIAPVFRERARQYWSLTHGRRIAVIVDNARYGTEVEPLLPASGDSLVIVTSHGPLYDLQAGAAVELPLGPLEPTDALDLLELVTRDARLSAEPEQTRRLLALCAGLPAALHVAGQWLRRHPERPLARLLGRLTSELHDKGIPVVEQVWDAAHDSLGPDAARLYRLLGAFPGPSFTLAAVDALLGRGAEAAEDALDELRAAGLLDGRDPDGRQRLPELLRAHARRRAEACGDPAEREEALRRLVRWYARQAQRADLAAAGPRLRTAGAVGLVPGTRDVLFERPGDEEGDRAARAYRWLEAERHALFGCVRLAHAAGAAGDWGLEEVAALCEPLWTHFLNHPHYADHIEAFRTGVAAAQRAGDPRVLVRMRCQLARPLWEQGEFEEAEQQLTQAWSTVRTAFGTTPEERKLAASVREFLGMLRSARGDWAGAAEDFAAARAVHEEIGNAYGAALQAYRLGEALARLGEPARAEALLEEARTRFAADGRTRLTARAAFALGGVRARLGRTEEARELYRAALSGTRAVRGARDEARVLDALAELADRTGQETEAAEHRTAAHEIRVRLGLA; translated from the coding sequence GTGGCGTACCAGATTCCGCCGGGGCCGGCGCACTTCGTGGACCGTGAGCACGAGCAGGCACGGGTCCTGCGGCTGGTCACGGAGCGGCGGACGGCGGAGGGCGCGGCCCGGCCGCTGTGCCTGCTGCTGACCGGGTACGGCGGCACCGGCAAGACGGAGCTGGCCTTCCGGCTGGCCCGGGCCCTGCACGAGCGCTACCCGGACGGTGTGCTGTACGTCGACCTCGACGACGTCCGCCGGGACGGCGCCGTGGAGGTCGCGGACGTCCTCGGCGAGCTGCTGCGCGGCCTCGGCGCGGAGTGGATCGCGCCCGTGTTCCGGGAACGGGCCCGCCAGTACTGGTCCCTCACGCACGGCAGACGGATCGCCGTCATCGTCGACAACGCCCGCTACGGCACCGAGGTGGAGCCGCTGCTGCCCGCCTCGGGAGACAGCCTGGTCATCGTCACCAGCCACGGCCCCCTGTACGACCTCCAGGCCGGGGCGGCCGTCGAGCTCCCCCTCGGTCCGCTTGAGCCCACCGATGCCCTGGACCTGCTGGAGCTGGTCACCCGGGACGCCCGGTTGTCCGCCGAGCCGGAGCAGACGCGCAGGCTGCTGGCGCTGTGCGCGGGACTGCCCGCCGCGCTGCACGTCGCCGGGCAGTGGCTGCGCCGGCACCCGGAGCGCCCGCTGGCCCGGCTGCTCGGCCGGCTGACGTCCGAGCTGCACGACAAGGGCATCCCCGTGGTGGAACAGGTGTGGGACGCGGCCCACGACAGCCTCGGCCCCGACGCCGCCCGTCTCTACCGGCTGCTGGGCGCCTTCCCCGGCCCCTCATTCACCCTCGCCGCCGTCGACGCCCTGCTCGGCCGGGGTGCCGAGGCCGCCGAGGACGCGCTCGACGAGCTGCGCGCGGCCGGGCTCCTGGACGGCCGGGATCCCGACGGCCGCCAGCGGCTCCCGGAGCTGCTGCGCGCCCACGCCCGGCGCCGGGCGGAGGCGTGCGGTGATCCGGCGGAACGCGAGGAGGCGCTGCGGCGGCTCGTCCGCTGGTACGCGCGCCAGGCCCAACGCGCCGACCTGGCCGCCGCCGGGCCCCGGCTGCGGACGGCCGGCGCCGTCGGCCTGGTGCCCGGCACCCGTGACGTGCTCTTCGAGCGGCCCGGGGACGAGGAGGGCGACCGGGCGGCCCGGGCGTACCGGTGGCTGGAGGCCGAACGGCACGCCCTTTTCGGCTGCGTCCGCCTGGCCCACGCGGCAGGGGCGGCCGGCGACTGGGGACTGGAGGAGGTCGCGGCGCTCTGCGAACCCCTCTGGACGCACTTCCTGAACCATCCGCACTACGCCGACCACATCGAGGCCTTCCGCACGGGCGTGGCCGCCGCCCAGCGCGCAGGTGATCCGCGGGTGCTGGTGCGCATGCGCTGCCAGCTGGCCCGGCCGCTGTGGGAGCAGGGGGAGTTCGAGGAGGCGGAGCAGCAGCTCACCCAGGCGTGGTCCACGGTCCGGACCGCCTTCGGAACCACCCCGGAGGAACGCAAACTCGCCGCCTCCGTCCGGGAGTTCCTCGGCATGCTGCGGTCGGCGCGCGGCGACTGGGCGGGCGCGGCCGAGGACTTCGCGGCGGCGCGGGCCGTGCACGAGGAGATCGGCAACGCGTACGGTGCCGCGCTCCAGGCCTACCGCCTCGGTGAGGCACTGGCCCGCCTCGGTGAACCGGCCCGGGCCGAGGCCCTGTTGGAGGAGGCGCGCACGCGGTTCGCCGCGGACGGGCGGACGCGGCTGACCGCGCGGGCCGCGTTCGCGCTCGGCGGGGTGCGGGCCCGGCTCGGCCGGACCGAGGAGGCGCGCGAGCTGTACCGGGCGGCACTGTCCGGCACCCGGGCGGTGCGCGGCGCCCGCGACGAGGCACGGGTCCTGGACGCCCTCGCCGAGCTCGCCGACCGGACGGGACAGGAGACCGAGGCCGCGGAGCACCGCACGGCGGCCCACGAGATCCGGGTGCGCCTGGGGCTCGCCTGA
- a CDS encoding translation initiation factor 2 yields MWRRATGDGRRATGDGRRATGDGRDGAQVSVLFAARSQNALHRLLDTLPVFEGDARVRRYFTLVPGSEFSLDALTAIERAGGRTLPWPEARDRSFALVLAASPKGDLHALHGPRALLPHGAGFNKSLPGEGTADSASGLDPAHLLLPDGAPLATRYLFSHPSQISRLARVSPEAAARSTVVGDPLLERFLESRARRDRYRAALRTGSRTLVVLFSTWGPESLIGRRPGLPADLAAALPHDEYQLALVLHPNERVRRGALDLEEYLAPARRAGLILPGGYEEWASVALAADVLITDHGSAALYPAALDRPLLGAYDGGVELLPGSPMADLLDRVPRFDGDPRRIPAALSAHRPGGIRALTESVFAERGHALDRLREAVYDLLGLAPPAHPVVPRLLPDPAPAPHTPAAFAVRVELDELGEHDEHDEHGEHDERPPIRVLRHPAHLPLPAPAHHLAAEVGSAHHRYTQSAALLYRRAGEHPGAPAEPADLWTARILGDHPGGRRTAAVVVSAAHCLVRTRSGPLLSVRIAPQRQDRRTAPVDPVPVLSAVHAVLVARPGTDHTTLTCAVGPHTAEVRLTPATPEEAATPV; encoded by the coding sequence TTGTGGCGACGGGCGACGGGCGACGGGCGACGGGCGACGGGCGACGGGCGACGGGCGACGGGCGACGGGCGTGACGGGGCGCAGGTCTCCGTGCTGTTCGCCGCGCGGTCGCAGAACGCGCTGCACCGACTGCTCGACACCCTGCCGGTCTTCGAGGGTGACGCGCGTGTCCGGCGGTACTTCACCCTCGTCCCCGGCTCGGAGTTCTCGCTCGACGCGCTGACCGCCATCGAACGGGCGGGCGGGCGCACCCTGCCCTGGCCGGAGGCCAGGGACCGCTCCTTCGCGCTCGTCCTCGCCGCCAGCCCCAAGGGCGACCTGCACGCACTCCACGGCCCCCGAGCGCTGCTCCCGCACGGCGCGGGATTCAACAAGTCCCTCCCGGGCGAGGGCACCGCGGACTCCGCCTCCGGACTCGACCCCGCCCACCTCCTGCTCCCCGACGGCGCCCCGCTCGCCACCCGGTACCTCTTCTCGCACCCCAGCCAGATATCCCGGCTGGCCCGGGTCAGCCCCGAGGCGGCGGCCCGCTCGACGGTCGTGGGCGATCCGCTCCTCGAACGGTTCCTGGAGTCGCGGGCCCGCCGCGACCGCTACCGCGCCGCCCTGCGCACCGGCTCCCGCACCCTGGTCGTGCTGTTCTCCACCTGGGGCCCGGAGTCCCTGATCGGCCGCCGTCCCGGCCTCCCCGCCGACCTGGCCGCCGCCCTCCCCCACGACGAGTACCAGCTCGCCCTGGTGCTGCACCCCAACGAACGCGTCCGGCGCGGCGCACTCGACCTCGAGGAGTACCTGGCCCCCGCGCGCCGGGCGGGCCTGATCCTGCCCGGCGGGTACGAGGAGTGGGCCTCGGTCGCCCTCGCCGCCGACGTGCTGATCACCGACCACGGCTCGGCCGCCCTCTACCCCGCGGCCCTCGACCGCCCGCTGCTCGGCGCCTACGACGGCGGGGTCGAGCTGCTTCCCGGCAGCCCCATGGCCGACCTCCTCGACCGGGTGCCGCGCTTCGACGGGGACCCGCGCCGCATCCCGGCGGCCCTGAGCGCCCACCGGCCGGGCGGCATCCGCGCGCTGACGGAGTCGGTGTTCGCCGAACGAGGGCACGCGCTGGACCGCCTCCGGGAGGCCGTGTACGACCTGCTCGGCCTCGCCCCGCCCGCCCATCCGGTGGTGCCCCGCCTGCTCCCCGACCCCGCACCGGCACCGCACACACCCGCTGCCTTCGCGGTGCGCGTCGAGCTCGACGAACTGGGCGAGCACGACGAGCACGACGAGCACGGCGAGCACGACGAACGGCCACCGATCCGGGTGCTCCGGCACCCCGCGCACCTGCCGCTGCCCGCCCCGGCGCACCACCTCGCCGCCGAGGTCGGCTCCGCCCACCACCGGTACACCCAGAGCGCCGCGCTGCTGTACCGCCGGGCGGGAGAGCACCCGGGCGCGCCGGCCGAGCCGGCCGACCTGTGGACCGCCCGGATCCTGGGGGACCATCCCGGCGGCCGGCGTACCGCCGCGGTCGTCGTCTCGGCCGCCCACTGCCTGGTACGGACCCGGTCCGGCCCCCTGCTGTCCGTCCGCATCGCCCCTCAGCGGCAGGACCGGCGGACCGCGCCCGTGGATCCGGTCCCCGTGCTCTCCGCGGTCCACGCCGTGCTCGTCGCCCGCCCGGGCACCGACCACACGACCCTCACCTGCGCGGTCGGCCCCCACACGGCCGAGGTACGGCTGACACCCGCCACCCCCGAGGAGGCCGCCACACCGGTGTGA
- a CDS encoding GuaB1 family IMP dehydrogenase-related protein translates to MRFLNDIQPAYDLTYDDVFMVPSRSAVGSRQGVDLASPDGTGTTIPLVVANMTAIAGRRMAETVARRGGLVVIPQDIPIDVVTDVVSWVKSRHLVLDTPIVLAPHQTVADALALLPKRAHNAGVVVDEEQRPVGVVTDADLTGVDRFTQLEVVMSKDLLLLDADIDPREAFNTLDHHNRRYAPAVDKDGKLAGILTRKGALRATLYTPAVDKHGKLRIAAAVGINGDVAGKAKQLLDAGVDTLVIDTAHGHQESMISAIKLVRALDPQVPIAAGNIVSAEGVKDLIDAGADIIKVGVGPGAMCTTRMMTGVGRPQFSAVLECAAEAKKYGKHVWADGGVRHPRDVAMALAAGASNVMVGSWFAGTYESPGDLQHDANGRAYKESFGMASARAVRNRTSEESAYDRARKALFEEGISTSRMFLDPARPGVEDLIDSIIAGVRSSCTYAGAASLEEFAEKAIVGIQSAAGYAEGKPLHASWN, encoded by the coding sequence GTGCGTTTCCTCAATGACATCCAGCCCGCGTACGACCTGACGTACGACGACGTGTTCATGGTGCCGAGCCGCTCCGCGGTGGGCTCGCGTCAGGGCGTGGACCTCGCCTCGCCGGACGGCACGGGCACCACCATCCCGCTCGTCGTCGCCAACATGACCGCCATCGCCGGCCGGCGCATGGCCGAGACGGTGGCCCGCCGCGGCGGCCTGGTGGTCATCCCGCAGGACATCCCGATCGACGTCGTCACCGACGTCGTCTCCTGGGTGAAGAGCCGCCACCTGGTGCTCGACACGCCGATCGTGCTGGCCCCGCACCAGACCGTCGCCGACGCGCTGGCCCTGCTGCCCAAGCGCGCCCACAACGCCGGTGTGGTCGTGGACGAGGAGCAGCGGCCCGTCGGCGTCGTCACCGACGCGGACCTCACCGGCGTCGACCGCTTCACCCAGCTCGAAGTGGTCATGTCCAAGGACCTGCTCCTGCTGGACGCCGACATCGACCCGCGCGAGGCCTTCAACACCCTCGACCACCACAACCGCCGCTACGCCCCGGCCGTCGACAAGGACGGCAAGCTGGCCGGCATCCTCACCCGCAAGGGCGCCCTGCGCGCCACGCTGTACACCCCCGCCGTCGACAAGCACGGCAAGCTGCGCATCGCCGCCGCCGTCGGCATCAACGGCGATGTGGCGGGCAAGGCCAAGCAGTTGCTCGACGCGGGCGTGGACACGCTCGTCATCGACACCGCGCACGGCCACCAGGAGTCGATGATCAGCGCCATCAAGCTGGTGCGCGCGCTCGACCCGCAGGTGCCGATCGCCGCCGGCAACATCGTCTCCGCCGAGGGCGTCAAGGACCTGATCGACGCCGGCGCGGACATCATCAAGGTCGGTGTGGGCCCCGGCGCCATGTGCACCACCCGGATGATGACCGGCGTGGGCCGGCCGCAGTTCTCCGCGGTGCTGGAGTGCGCCGCCGAGGCGAAGAAGTACGGCAAGCACGTGTGGGCCGACGGCGGTGTCCGGCACCCGCGCGACGTGGCCATGGCGCTCGCGGCCGGCGCGTCCAACGTGATGGTCGGTTCGTGGTTCGCGGGCACGTACGAGTCCCCGGGCGACCTCCAGCACGACGCCAACGGCCGTGCCTACAAGGAGTCGTTCGGCATGGCCTCCGCGCGCGCGGTGCGCAACCGCACCTCGGAGGAGTCGGCGTACGACCGCGCCCGCAAGGCGCTGTTCGAGGAGGGCATCTCCACCTCGCGCATGTTCCTCGACCCGGCCCGCCCGGGCGTGGAGGACCTGATCGACTCGATCATCGCGGGCGTCCGCTCCTCCTGCACCTACGCCGGTGCCGCCTCCCTGGAGGAGTTCGCCGAGAAGGCGATCGTGGGCATCCAGAGCGCGGCCGGCTACGCCGAGGGCAAGCCGCTGCACGCCAGCTGGAACTGA
- a CDS encoding amino acid permease, whose product MLDQGAPPHDRTATAPAAQGVAARLMRRKPVERLVAEGGHGEGGALRRSLGLWQLTMISIGATLGTGIFVVLGQAVPKAGPAVTLSFVIAGLTALFSALSYAELAGTIPVSGSSYSYAYATMGELIAWVCGWCLLLEYGVSVAAVAVGWGEYLNELLSGTIGVTIPKAFANPPGVDGGVFNLPALIVVILAMVFLMGGAKESARANTVMVSVKIAALILFCAIGFMGFRSGNYSNFMPLGMAGVSGAAGTLFFSYIGFDAASTAGEEAKDAQRDLPRAIMLSLVIVTALYVLVAAVAVGARPWRSFSDSEATLAQIMKDVTGQSFWGTLLAFCAVIAIASVVLTVLYGQTRILFAMSRDGLVPKIFAKVHPKTGAPRANTVIVSVFCGVLAAAIPLGQLADATSIGTLFAFALVNVAVVVLRRTRPAMHRSFRIPLSPLLPALGFAFCVWMMGSLSAVTWIVFGVWMAVGLVFYFVYGFRRSRLATGDGLAVTAEK is encoded by the coding sequence GTGCTCGACCAAGGCGCACCCCCGCACGACCGCACAGCGACCGCCCCCGCAGCCCAGGGCGTCGCCGCGCGCCTCATGCGGCGCAAGCCCGTGGAACGCCTGGTCGCGGAGGGCGGCCACGGCGAGGGAGGTGCGCTTCGGCGCTCCCTCGGCCTGTGGCAGCTGACCATGATCAGCATCGGCGCCACGCTCGGCACCGGCATCTTCGTCGTGCTCGGCCAGGCCGTCCCCAAGGCGGGCCCGGCCGTCACCCTCTCCTTCGTGATCGCCGGTCTCACCGCGCTGTTCTCCGCCCTGTCCTACGCCGAGCTGGCGGGCACCATCCCGGTCTCCGGCTCCTCGTACTCGTACGCATACGCAACGATGGGCGAACTGATCGCCTGGGTCTGCGGCTGGTGTCTGCTGCTGGAGTACGGCGTGTCGGTCGCCGCCGTGGCCGTCGGCTGGGGCGAGTACCTGAACGAGCTGCTGTCCGGCACCATCGGTGTCACCATCCCGAAGGCCTTCGCCAACCCGCCCGGCGTCGACGGCGGTGTCTTCAACCTGCCCGCCCTGATCGTCGTGATCCTCGCGATGGTGTTCCTGATGGGCGGCGCCAAGGAGTCCGCGCGGGCCAACACCGTCATGGTGTCCGTGAAGATCGCCGCGCTGATCCTGTTCTGCGCGATCGGCTTCATGGGCTTCAGGTCCGGCAACTACTCGAACTTCATGCCGCTCGGCATGGCGGGCGTCAGCGGGGCCGCCGGCACGCTGTTCTTCTCGTACATCGGCTTCGACGCCGCCTCCACCGCCGGCGAGGAGGCCAAGGACGCCCAGCGCGACCTGCCCCGCGCGATCATGCTGTCCCTGGTCATCGTGACCGCCCTGTACGTGCTGGTCGCCGCCGTCGCCGTCGGTGCCAGGCCGTGGCGCAGCTTCAGCGACTCCGAGGCCACGCTCGCCCAGATCATGAAGGACGTCACCGGGCAGAGCTTCTGGGGCACCCTGCTGGCCTTCTGCGCCGTCATCGCCATCGCGAGCGTCGTGCTGACCGTGCTCTACGGCCAGACCCGCATCCTGTTCGCCATGTCCCGGGACGGGCTGGTGCCCAAGATCTTCGCCAAGGTCCACCCGAAGACCGGCGCCCCGCGCGCCAACACGGTGATCGTCTCGGTGTTCTGCGGTGTCCTCGCCGCCGCCATCCCGCTGGGCCAGCTCGCGGACGCGACCAGCATCGGCACGCTGTTCGCCTTCGCGCTGGTCAACGTGGCCGTCGTGGTGCTGCGCCGGACCCGCCCGGCCATGCACCGCTCCTTCCGGATCCCGCTGTCGCCTCTGCTGCCCGCGCTGGGCTTCGCCTTCTGCGTCTGGATGATGGGCAGCCTGTCCGCCGTCACCTGGATCGTGTTCGGTGTCTGGATGGCCGTCGGGCTCGTGTTCTACTTCGTATACGGCTTTCGCCGTTCCCGTCTCGCGACCGGTGACGGCCTCGCGGTGACGGCAGAGAAGTGA
- a CDS encoding Lrp/AsnC family transcriptional regulator, which yields MLNDLDERIVHALAEDARRSYADIGQMVGLSAPAVKRRVDRLRATGAITGFTVRVDPAALGWETEGYIEIYCRRNTSPDTIQRGLERYQEVVAASTVTGDADAIAQVFASDMRHFERVLERIAGEPFVERTKSVLVLSPLLRRFSSGAPG from the coding sequence GTGCTGAACGATCTCGACGAACGCATCGTGCACGCCCTCGCCGAGGACGCCCGCCGCTCCTACGCGGACATCGGGCAGATGGTCGGCCTGTCCGCCCCCGCGGTGAAGCGGCGCGTGGACCGGCTGCGCGCCACCGGAGCGATCACCGGATTCACCGTGCGGGTGGATCCGGCGGCGCTCGGCTGGGAGACCGAGGGCTACATCGAGATCTACTGCCGGCGGAACACCTCGCCGGACACCATCCAGCGGGGCCTGGAGCGTTACCAGGAGGTCGTGGCCGCGTCGACCGTCACCGGGGACGCGGACGCGATCGCGCAGGTCTTCGCGTCCGACATGCGTCACTTCGAGCGGGTGCTGGAGCGGATCGCCGGGGAGCCGTTCGTGGAGCGGACCAAGTCGGTGCTGGTGCTGTCGCCGTTGCTGCGCCGCTTTTCCTCCGGGGCGCCGGGGTAG
- a CDS encoding GntR family transcriptional regulator codes for MTARHEEIADELRRAIDREEYTVGSRLPSESELAAAYGVSRGTVRQAVATLTSEGLIGSRQGARRVVLASRRSQSFEELRSFAQWARAMGREATGHVVAQEYRPATAEDAVRLQLAVGTRVLHVLRVRGLDGEPVLLERTVYADWISPAVESIEPDCPSVTQRLYDDTGLVFAYGEHVIDAVACGARDAELLGIRRTSPLLRVRRVTTTREGRPVEWSDDRYRPDAVSFSVRNSIGSNALARKTAE; via the coding sequence ATGACGGCGCGACACGAGGAGATCGCCGACGAGCTGCGGCGTGCGATCGACCGCGAGGAGTACACGGTCGGCAGCCGGCTGCCCTCGGAGTCGGAGCTGGCCGCGGCCTACGGCGTCTCACGCGGCACGGTCCGCCAGGCCGTCGCGACCCTCACCTCCGAAGGCCTGATCGGCTCCCGCCAGGGCGCCCGGCGCGTCGTCCTCGCCAGCCGCCGCAGCCAGAGCTTCGAGGAACTGCGCAGCTTCGCCCAGTGGGCCCGCGCGATGGGCCGCGAGGCGACGGGCCATGTGGTGGCCCAGGAGTACCGCCCGGCCACGGCCGAGGACGCCGTACGTCTCCAACTGGCTGTCGGTACACGGGTGTTGCACGTGCTCCGGGTGCGCGGCCTGGACGGCGAGCCGGTGCTGTTGGAGCGCACGGTCTACGCCGACTGGATCTCTCCCGCCGTGGAGTCGATCGAGCCGGACTGTCCCTCGGTCACGCAGCGGCTGTACGACGACACGGGTCTCGTCTTCGCGTACGGCGAGCACGTGATCGACGCGGTCGCCTGCGGCGCGCGGGACGCCGAGTTGCTGGGGATCCGCCGTACCAGTCCGCTGCTGCGGGTGCGACGCGTCACCACGACCCGTGAGGGCCGACCCGTCGAGTGGTCCGATGACCGGTACCGCCCGGACGCGGTCAGTTTCAGCGTGCGGAACTCGATAGGCAGCAACGCGTTGGCGCGGAAGACCGCGGAGTAG